In Topomyia yanbarensis strain Yona2022 chromosome 2, ASM3024719v1, whole genome shotgun sequence, one DNA window encodes the following:
- the LOC131685055 gene encoding uncharacterized protein LOC131685055 translates to MWHAIIRQFFEHSWWVKTLCSCREMIRKECDNGAVAPRDRQPSGICAQHRDRIKHRFHALRHCQRSNRTIVGLKNTETVQECAEFARKRQGMAFNFGPKDRNRTNLFEVVQSHGNNTGGKPPKGTDSITTDPEEFYNCQVLECPEYRNLSMIVNDTRFDYYSLYTRPPPSTNATCLPSIGMFTLDDRKLNYSLAYNECHSMGGSLAHIISEGRTNMIARMCAAHESITNNRSTNATDSEMYYVGLNETVKDMFSTSANEPLDCFLYRAWAPGHPSKTRQPSCVAISANSSWTAHNCNQPKRFICELHTSGPPEHEVRLKRKCFVNRPNNRVAPGRKLVLVD, encoded by the exons ATGTGGCACGCGATTATTAGGCAGTTTTTCGAGCACAGTTGGTGGGTCAAGACGCTTTGCAGTTGCAGAGAAATGATTCGCAAGGAATGCGACAATGGCGCAGTGGCTCCCCGTGACCG CCAGCCAAGTGGAATTTGTGCTCAACATCGTGATCGGATAAAACACCGTTTTCACGCTCTTCGGCATTGCCAGCGATCCAATCGAACCATTGTAGGACTGAAAAATACAGAAACTGTTCAGGAGTGTGCGGAATTCGCCAGGAAAAGGCAAGGCATGGCCTTCAATTTCGGACCTAAGGATCGCAATCGAACCAATCTGTTTGAGGTGGTCCAATCGCACGGGAACAATACTGGAGGAAAACCTCCAAAGggcactgattcgatcactacCGATCCGGAAGAGTTCTACAACTGTCAGGTTTTGGAGTGTCCAGAGTACCGAAATTTATCAATGATTGTAAACGATACTCGGTTTGATTACTACAGTTTGTATACCAGGCCACCTC CTTCCACTAATGCAACCTGCCTACCATCGATCGGAATGTTTACCCTGGATGACCGAAAATTGAACTATTCCCTAGCGTATAACGAATGTCACTCGATGGGTGGCAGTCTGGCTCACATTATTAGTGAAGGAAGGACCAATATGATAGCTAGAATGTGTGCTGCTCATGAAAGTATTACGAATAATAGATCTACGAATGCTACTGACTCTGAAATGTACTACGTTGGACTCAATGAAACTGTGAAAGATATGTTTTCTACATCCGCAAATGAACCATTGGATTGTTTTCTTTATCGAGCGTGGGCTCCGGGACATCCAAG CAAAACACGTCAACCGAGTTGTGTAGCTATATCGGCCAACAGTTCGTGGACTGCTCATAACTGCAATCAACCTAAACGATTCATTTGCGAACTGCACACATCTGGTCCACCCGAACATGAAGTACGACTGAAAAGGAAATGCTTCGTCAACCGTCCGAATAATCGAGTAGCACCAGGTAGGAAGTTAGTTTTAGTGGATTAA